Proteins from a genomic interval of Sphingobacterium sp. SYP-B4668:
- a CDS encoding SIMPL domain-containing protein, whose translation MHILARLTVVLAASSILLFASCNSVSTENQNRIRVSGEGKIRVMPDQVTLTINAAFTKPRMVDAVHETQATVDSVISILQRYGNNKEDIKTSSISANKDYQYIGNTTKFVGYQAQQTIDFVLHDLTKFTELTGKLLETKISSISSVQFNHSKADSILREADLIAYDDALKSAQKLANRAEVKIGKLLYIANDGSAFNASAGYQPGVQLETFNKAYGGAGFKIAPEVLEFTRNIHAEFEID comes from the coding sequence ATGCACATCCTCGCTAGATTAACAGTTGTATTGGCGGCCAGTAGTATCCTACTGTTCGCTTCCTGCAATTCTGTATCCACAGAAAATCAAAATAGAATCAGAGTAAGTGGAGAAGGAAAGATAAGGGTGATGCCCGACCAAGTGACGTTGACCATAAATGCTGCGTTTACCAAACCCAGGATGGTGGATGCTGTACACGAAACCCAAGCTACGGTGGATAGTGTGATTTCTATCTTACAACGATACGGCAACAACAAAGAAGATATCAAGACAAGTAGTATATCGGCCAATAAAGATTACCAATATATCGGGAATACTACTAAATTCGTTGGCTATCAAGCCCAACAAACCATAGACTTTGTCTTACACGATTTGACCAAGTTCACAGAGTTGACGGGCAAATTGCTGGAAACAAAGATCAGCAGCATCTCTTCCGTCCAATTCAACCACTCCAAAGCAGACAGCATCTTGCGCGAAGCGGATTTGATTGCGTACGATGATGCGCTCAAGTCTGCTCAAAAGCTAGCCAACAGAGCAGAGGTCAAAATCGGTAAGTTGCTCTATATCGCCAATGACGGAAGTGCATTCAACGCATCTGCAGGTTATCAACCCGGAGTACAGCTAGAGACTTTCAATAAGGCATACGGTGGCGCGGGGTTTAAAATCGCTCCCGAAGTGCTCGAATTTACACGGAATATCCACGCCGAATTTGAGATTGACTAA